One region of Nycticebus coucang isolate mNycCou1 chromosome 10, mNycCou1.pri, whole genome shotgun sequence genomic DNA includes:
- the LOC128596035 gene encoding mucin-3A-like isoform X1, which translates to MNFSFLDLWNPKMANECWKIILIKGLEEINDDQFKMAKFLLTDPLKLTSKMQDEYGKVQFANLIVKKFPEDAGVDILIRLCKEIASLQAFVEILKREKAKVMKRRSTPAKGKPPSKKNKQDEDSPAVPAPSTSNTVTSEGAEVTPGPQKRKKTAPENDGSKRKKMSKEQTQPPCLAGVDMPSAISHPSPPQTSSAPADMPSIEKPKPQAKPQVNTRANHLQKGPMTVMVLSTTEPFEYESSEKEKKTMFHATVATERKFFHMKVLNINLKKYISRDKIITISDYLDYDHLLEVNEASSVSEAGPEQKLEVPVNLINRAQETVKIDVLQTQASGTVVYGLFMLWKKTVNKNNTVYEIKDDTGNIEVVGKGKCHNIPCEKGDKLELICFRLRKKNQLSQLISEIHSFIQVKPKAKQRKYDSKTVNLPTVQSTVANSSVASTTPDVTQSHSMTPQMQSVVPSRSVASSTPALTHRNPVTPQMQSVVPSHSLASTAPTLSQRNPVTPQMQSVVPSHSVASTTPTLTQRNPMNPQMQSVVPSRSVASTTPALTHRIIMTPQMQSVVPSHSVASTTPALTHRIIMTPQMQSVVPSHSVASTTPALTHRIIMTPQMQSVVPRNSVASTTPTLTQRNPVIPQMQSVVPSCSVASTTPSLTQRHPVTPQMQSVVPSHSVASTTPTLTQRNPVTPQMQSVVPSCSVASTTPALTQRNLVTPQMQSMVPSCSVASTTPSLTQRHPVTPQMQSVVPSHSVASTTPTLTQRNPMNPQMQSVVPSRSVASTTPALTHRIIMTPQMQSVVPSHSVASTTPALTHRIIMTPQMQSVVPSHSVASTTPALTHRIIMTPQMQSVVPSCSVASTTPTLTPRNPMTPQMQSVVPSHSVASTTPTLTPRNPMTPQMQSVVPSRSVASTTPALTHSIIMTPQMQSVVPSHSVASTTPTLTQRNPVTPQMQNVVPSHLAASTTPTLTKRNPVTPQMQSVVPSRSVASTTPTLTQKNPVTPQMQSVVPSHSVASTTPTLTQRHPVTPQMQSVVPSHSVASTTPARTHRILMTPQMQSVVPSHSVASTTPTLIPRNPMTPQMQSVVPSHSVASTTPTLTQRLPVTPQMQSVVPSHSVARTTAARTQMHITTLQMPPTTTSSISLTKVQFPQSHSSCLPTINYRDYQNVEKDPLISSCVQSLYEFRSLIHLFIFLFFYFIFFAIFFNLLA; encoded by the exons ATGAATTTCAGtttcctggacctctggaatCCAA AGATGGCCAATGAATGCTGGAAGATTATTCTGATTAAAGGATTAGAAGAAATCAATGATGACCAGTTTAAAATGGCCAAGTTCTTACTGACAGATCCATTAAAACTGACTTCAAAAATGCAAGATGAATATGGCAAAGTTCAATTTGCTAACCTGATCGTAAAGAAGTTCCCggaagatgctggtgtggacatACTGATAAGACTCTGCAAAGAAATAGCATCACTTCAAGCCTTTGTTGAAattcttaaaagagaaaaggcaaaag TTATGAAAAGGAGATCCACACCAGCAAAAGGAAAACCCCCCTCCAAAAAGAACAAGCAGGACGAAGACAGTCCTGCTGTACCTGCACCCAGCACAAGCAACACTGTCACGTCTGAGGGAGCAGAGGTGACTCCTGGACCTCAG aaaagaaaaaagacagccCCCGAAAATGATGGGTCCAAAAGGAAGAAGATGTCCAAGGAGCAGACTCAGCCTCCCTGTCTTGCAGGAGTGGACATGCCCTCAGCCATCAGCCATCCCTCACCTCCCCAGACCTCATCAGCTCCAGCCGACATGCCTTCAATTGAG AAGCCAAAACCACAGGCCAAGCCTCAAGTAAACACCAGAGCAAATCATCTCCAAAAGGGCCCAATGACAGTGATGGTACTGAGTACAACAGAGCCCTTCGAATATGAGTCCtcggaaaaggagaagaaaacgaTGTTTCATGCAACAGTGGCTACAGAGAGAAAATTCTTTCATATGAAGGTTTTAAATATCAACTTAAAGAAATACATCAGCAGAGATAAAATCATTACTATATCAGATTATTTGGATTATGACCATCTCCTAGAGGTAAATGAAGCCTCTTCTGTATCTGAAGCTGGTCCTGAACAAAAGCTTGAGGTTCCAGTAAACCTCATAAACAGAGCACAGGAAACCGTGAAGATTGATGTTCTTCAAACACAAGCTTCAGGAACTGTTGTCTATGGGTTATTCATGCTATGGAAG AAAACAGTGAATAAGAACAACACAGTCTATGAAATTAAAGATGATACAGGAAACATAGAAGTagtggggaaaggaaaatgtCACAATATCCCTTGTGAGAAAGGAGATAAACTGGAACTCATCTGCTTTCGACTGAGAAAAAAGAACCAGCTGTCACAACTGATTTCTGAAATACATAGTTTCATTCAG gTAAAGCCAAAAGCAAAGCAGAGGAAATATGACTCCAAGACTGTGAATCTACCCACGGTGCAGAGCACGGTTGCAAACTCTTCAGTGGCCAGCACAACCCCAGATGTCACTCAGAGTCATTCCATGACTCCTCAGATGCAGAGTGTGGTTCCCAGCCGTTCAGTGGCCAGCTCAACCCCAGCTCTCACTCACAGGAATCCCGTGACTCCTCAGATGCAGAGTGTTGTTCCCAGCCATTCATTGGCCAGCACAGCCCCAACTCTCTCTCAGAGGAATCCTGTGACTCCTCAGATGCAGAGCGTGGTTCCCAGCCATTCAGTGGCCAGCACAACCCCAACTCTCACTCAAAGAAATCCCATGAATCCTCAGATGCAGAGTGTGGTTCCCAGCCGTTCAGTGGCCAGCACAACCCCAGCTCTCACTCATAGGATTATCATGACTCCTCAGATGCAGAGTGTGGTTCCCAGCCATTCAGTGGCCAGCACAACCCCAGCTCTCACTCATAGGATTATCATGACTCCTCAGATGCAGAGTGTGGTTCCCAGCCATTCAGTGGCCAGCACAACCCCAGCTCTCACTCATAGGATTATCATGACTCCTCAGATGCAGAGTGTGGTTCCCAGAAATTCAGTGGCCAGCACAACCCCAACTCTCACTCAAAGGAATCCCGTGATTCCTCAGATGCAGAGTGTGGTTCCCAGCTGTTCAGTGGCCAGCACAACCCCATCTCTCACTCAAAGGCATCCTGTGACTCCCCAGATGCAGAGTGTGGTTCCCAGCCATTCAGTGGCAAGCACAACCCCAACTCTCACTCAAAGGAATCCTGTGACTCCTCAGATGCAGAGTGTGGTTCCCAGCTGTTCAGTGGCCAGCACAACCCCAGCTCTCACTCAAAGGAATCTCGTAACTCCTCAGATGCAGAGTATGGTTCCCAGCTGTTCAGTGGCCAGCACAACCCCATCTCTCACTCAAAGGCATCCTGTGACTCCTCAGATGCAGAGCGTGGTTCCCAGCCATTCAGTGGCCAGCACAACCCCAACTCTCACTCAAAGAAATCCCATGAATCCTCAGATGCAGAGTGTGGTTCCCAGCCGTTCAGTGGCCAGCACAACCCCAGCTCTCACTCATAGGATTATCATGACTCCTCAGATGCAGAGTGTGGTTCCCAGCCATTCAGTGGCCAGCACAACCCCAGCTCTCACTCATAGGATTATCATGACTCCTCAGATGCAGAGTGTGGTTCCCAGCCATTCAGTGGCCAGCACAACCCCAGCTCTCACTCATAGGATTATCATGACTCCTCAGATGCAGAGTGTGGTTCCCAGCTGTTCAGTGGCCAGCACAACCCCAACTCTCACTCCAAGGAATCCCATGACTCCTCAGATGCAGAGTGTGGTTCCCAGCCATTCAGTGGCCAGCACAACCCCAACTCTCACTCCAAGGAATCCCATGACTCCTCAGATGCAGAGTGTGGTTCCCAGCCGTTCAGTGGCCAGCACAACCCCAGCTCTCACTCATAGCATTATCATGACTCCTCAGATGCAGAGTGTGGTCCCCAGCCATTCAGTAGCAAGCACAACCCCAACTCTCACTCAAAGGAATCCTGTGACTCCTCAGATGCAGAATGTGGTTCCCAGCCATTTAGCGGCAAGCACAACCCCAACTCTCACTAAAAGGAATCCCGTTACTCCTCAGATGCAGAGTGTGGTTCCTAGCCGTTCAGTGGCCAGCACAACCCCAACTCTCACTCAAAAGAATCCCGTGACTCCTCAGATGCAGAGTGTGGTTCCTAGCCATTCAGTGGCCAGCACAACCCCAACTCTCACTCAGAGGCATCCTGTGACTCCTCAGATGCAGAGTGTGGTTCCCAGCCATTCAGTGGCCAGCACAACCCCAGCTCGCACTCATAGGATTCTCATGACTCCTCAGATGCAGAGTGTAGTTCCCAGCCATTCAGTAGCCAGTACAACCCCAACTCTCATTCCAAGGAATCCCATGACTCCTCAGATGCAGAGTGTGGTTCCCAGCCATTCAGTGGCCAGCACAACCCCAACTCTCACTCAGAGGCTTCCCGTGACTCCTCAGATGCAGAGTGTGGTTCCCAGCCATTCAGTGGCCCGCACAACCGCAGCTCGCACTCAGATGCACATTACAACTCTTCAGATGCCTCCAACAACCACATCCAGCATTTCCTTAACTAAGGTACAATTTCCTCAATCCCATTCCTCTTGTCTCCCAACCATAAATTACAGGGATTATCAGAATGTTGAGAAAGATCCTCTCATCTCTAGCTGTGTACAGTCTCTTTATGAATTTAGATcactaatacatttatttatttttttatttttttattttattttttttgctattttttttaatttgttggcgTAA
- the LOC128596035 gene encoding mucin-3A-like isoform X2, with amino-acid sequence MANECWKIILIKGLEEINDDQFKMAKFLLTDPLKLTSKMQDEYGKVQFANLIVKKFPEDAGVDILIRLCKEIASLQAFVEILKREKAKVMKRRSTPAKGKPPSKKNKQDEDSPAVPAPSTSNTVTSEGAEVTPGPQKRKKTAPENDGSKRKKMSKEQTQPPCLAGVDMPSAISHPSPPQTSSAPADMPSIEKPKPQAKPQVNTRANHLQKGPMTVMVLSTTEPFEYESSEKEKKTMFHATVATERKFFHMKVLNINLKKYISRDKIITISDYLDYDHLLEVNEASSVSEAGPEQKLEVPVNLINRAQETVKIDVLQTQASGTVVYGLFMLWKKTVNKNNTVYEIKDDTGNIEVVGKGKCHNIPCEKGDKLELICFRLRKKNQLSQLISEIHSFIQVKPKAKQRKYDSKTVNLPTVQSTVANSSVASTTPDVTQSHSMTPQMQSVVPSRSVASSTPALTHRNPVTPQMQSVVPSHSLASTAPTLSQRNPVTPQMQSVVPSHSVASTTPTLTQRNPMNPQMQSVVPSRSVASTTPALTHRIIMTPQMQSVVPSHSVASTTPALTHRIIMTPQMQSVVPSHSVASTTPALTHRIIMTPQMQSVVPRNSVASTTPTLTQRNPVIPQMQSVVPSCSVASTTPSLTQRHPVTPQMQSVVPSHSVASTTPTLTQRNPVTPQMQSVVPSCSVASTTPALTQRNLVTPQMQSMVPSCSVASTTPSLTQRHPVTPQMQSVVPSHSVASTTPTLTQRNPMNPQMQSVVPSRSVASTTPALTHRIIMTPQMQSVVPSHSVASTTPALTHRIIMTPQMQSVVPSHSVASTTPALTHRIIMTPQMQSVVPSCSVASTTPTLTPRNPMTPQMQSVVPSHSVASTTPTLTPRNPMTPQMQSVVPSRSVASTTPALTHSIIMTPQMQSVVPSHSVASTTPTLTQRNPVTPQMQNVVPSHLAASTTPTLTKRNPVTPQMQSVVPSRSVASTTPTLTQKNPVTPQMQSVVPSHSVASTTPTLTQRHPVTPQMQSVVPSHSVASTTPARTHRILMTPQMQSVVPSHSVASTTPTLIPRNPMTPQMQSVVPSHSVASTTPTLTQRLPVTPQMQSVVPSHSVARTTAARTQMHITTLQMPPTTTSSISLTKVQFPQSHSSCLPTINYRDYQNVEKDPLISSCVQSLYEFRSLIHLFIFLFFYFIFFAIFFNLLA; translated from the exons ATGGCCAATGAATGCTGGAAGATTATTCTGATTAAAGGATTAGAAGAAATCAATGATGACCAGTTTAAAATGGCCAAGTTCTTACTGACAGATCCATTAAAACTGACTTCAAAAATGCAAGATGAATATGGCAAAGTTCAATTTGCTAACCTGATCGTAAAGAAGTTCCCggaagatgctggtgtggacatACTGATAAGACTCTGCAAAGAAATAGCATCACTTCAAGCCTTTGTTGAAattcttaaaagagaaaaggcaaaag TTATGAAAAGGAGATCCACACCAGCAAAAGGAAAACCCCCCTCCAAAAAGAACAAGCAGGACGAAGACAGTCCTGCTGTACCTGCACCCAGCACAAGCAACACTGTCACGTCTGAGGGAGCAGAGGTGACTCCTGGACCTCAG aaaagaaaaaagacagccCCCGAAAATGATGGGTCCAAAAGGAAGAAGATGTCCAAGGAGCAGACTCAGCCTCCCTGTCTTGCAGGAGTGGACATGCCCTCAGCCATCAGCCATCCCTCACCTCCCCAGACCTCATCAGCTCCAGCCGACATGCCTTCAATTGAG AAGCCAAAACCACAGGCCAAGCCTCAAGTAAACACCAGAGCAAATCATCTCCAAAAGGGCCCAATGACAGTGATGGTACTGAGTACAACAGAGCCCTTCGAATATGAGTCCtcggaaaaggagaagaaaacgaTGTTTCATGCAACAGTGGCTACAGAGAGAAAATTCTTTCATATGAAGGTTTTAAATATCAACTTAAAGAAATACATCAGCAGAGATAAAATCATTACTATATCAGATTATTTGGATTATGACCATCTCCTAGAGGTAAATGAAGCCTCTTCTGTATCTGAAGCTGGTCCTGAACAAAAGCTTGAGGTTCCAGTAAACCTCATAAACAGAGCACAGGAAACCGTGAAGATTGATGTTCTTCAAACACAAGCTTCAGGAACTGTTGTCTATGGGTTATTCATGCTATGGAAG AAAACAGTGAATAAGAACAACACAGTCTATGAAATTAAAGATGATACAGGAAACATAGAAGTagtggggaaaggaaaatgtCACAATATCCCTTGTGAGAAAGGAGATAAACTGGAACTCATCTGCTTTCGACTGAGAAAAAAGAACCAGCTGTCACAACTGATTTCTGAAATACATAGTTTCATTCAG gTAAAGCCAAAAGCAAAGCAGAGGAAATATGACTCCAAGACTGTGAATCTACCCACGGTGCAGAGCACGGTTGCAAACTCTTCAGTGGCCAGCACAACCCCAGATGTCACTCAGAGTCATTCCATGACTCCTCAGATGCAGAGTGTGGTTCCCAGCCGTTCAGTGGCCAGCTCAACCCCAGCTCTCACTCACAGGAATCCCGTGACTCCTCAGATGCAGAGTGTTGTTCCCAGCCATTCATTGGCCAGCACAGCCCCAACTCTCTCTCAGAGGAATCCTGTGACTCCTCAGATGCAGAGCGTGGTTCCCAGCCATTCAGTGGCCAGCACAACCCCAACTCTCACTCAAAGAAATCCCATGAATCCTCAGATGCAGAGTGTGGTTCCCAGCCGTTCAGTGGCCAGCACAACCCCAGCTCTCACTCATAGGATTATCATGACTCCTCAGATGCAGAGTGTGGTTCCCAGCCATTCAGTGGCCAGCACAACCCCAGCTCTCACTCATAGGATTATCATGACTCCTCAGATGCAGAGTGTGGTTCCCAGCCATTCAGTGGCCAGCACAACCCCAGCTCTCACTCATAGGATTATCATGACTCCTCAGATGCAGAGTGTGGTTCCCAGAAATTCAGTGGCCAGCACAACCCCAACTCTCACTCAAAGGAATCCCGTGATTCCTCAGATGCAGAGTGTGGTTCCCAGCTGTTCAGTGGCCAGCACAACCCCATCTCTCACTCAAAGGCATCCTGTGACTCCCCAGATGCAGAGTGTGGTTCCCAGCCATTCAGTGGCAAGCACAACCCCAACTCTCACTCAAAGGAATCCTGTGACTCCTCAGATGCAGAGTGTGGTTCCCAGCTGTTCAGTGGCCAGCACAACCCCAGCTCTCACTCAAAGGAATCTCGTAACTCCTCAGATGCAGAGTATGGTTCCCAGCTGTTCAGTGGCCAGCACAACCCCATCTCTCACTCAAAGGCATCCTGTGACTCCTCAGATGCAGAGCGTGGTTCCCAGCCATTCAGTGGCCAGCACAACCCCAACTCTCACTCAAAGAAATCCCATGAATCCTCAGATGCAGAGTGTGGTTCCCAGCCGTTCAGTGGCCAGCACAACCCCAGCTCTCACTCATAGGATTATCATGACTCCTCAGATGCAGAGTGTGGTTCCCAGCCATTCAGTGGCCAGCACAACCCCAGCTCTCACTCATAGGATTATCATGACTCCTCAGATGCAGAGTGTGGTTCCCAGCCATTCAGTGGCCAGCACAACCCCAGCTCTCACTCATAGGATTATCATGACTCCTCAGATGCAGAGTGTGGTTCCCAGCTGTTCAGTGGCCAGCACAACCCCAACTCTCACTCCAAGGAATCCCATGACTCCTCAGATGCAGAGTGTGGTTCCCAGCCATTCAGTGGCCAGCACAACCCCAACTCTCACTCCAAGGAATCCCATGACTCCTCAGATGCAGAGTGTGGTTCCCAGCCGTTCAGTGGCCAGCACAACCCCAGCTCTCACTCATAGCATTATCATGACTCCTCAGATGCAGAGTGTGGTCCCCAGCCATTCAGTAGCAAGCACAACCCCAACTCTCACTCAAAGGAATCCTGTGACTCCTCAGATGCAGAATGTGGTTCCCAGCCATTTAGCGGCAAGCACAACCCCAACTCTCACTAAAAGGAATCCCGTTACTCCTCAGATGCAGAGTGTGGTTCCTAGCCGTTCAGTGGCCAGCACAACCCCAACTCTCACTCAAAAGAATCCCGTGACTCCTCAGATGCAGAGTGTGGTTCCTAGCCATTCAGTGGCCAGCACAACCCCAACTCTCACTCAGAGGCATCCTGTGACTCCTCAGATGCAGAGTGTGGTTCCCAGCCATTCAGTGGCCAGCACAACCCCAGCTCGCACTCATAGGATTCTCATGACTCCTCAGATGCAGAGTGTAGTTCCCAGCCATTCAGTAGCCAGTACAACCCCAACTCTCATTCCAAGGAATCCCATGACTCCTCAGATGCAGAGTGTGGTTCCCAGCCATTCAGTGGCCAGCACAACCCCAACTCTCACTCAGAGGCTTCCCGTGACTCCTCAGATGCAGAGTGTGGTTCCCAGCCATTCAGTGGCCCGCACAACCGCAGCTCGCACTCAGATGCACATTACAACTCTTCAGATGCCTCCAACAACCACATCCAGCATTTCCTTAACTAAGGTACAATTTCCTCAATCCCATTCCTCTTGTCTCCCAACCATAAATTACAGGGATTATCAGAATGTTGAGAAAGATCCTCTCATCTCTAGCTGTGTACAGTCTCTTTATGAATTTAGATcactaatacatttatttatttttttatttttttattttattttttttgctattttttttaatttgttggcgTAA